A window of the Mesorhizobium sp. L-2-11 genome harbors these coding sequences:
- a CDS encoding helicase-related protein, which produces MTYRAEEHLELLKPFQRATVDYVFRRLFTDESATRQFLVADEVGLGKTMVARGVIAKTIEELAGKVDRIDVVYLCSSQAIAEQNLKSLDVIGSATRPLNTRLTLLPLEIVQEGGIASRPVNLISLTPGTALDLKSSLGTAKERALIYEMLRKRLGIRHTGVQRIFRGGVSEHNWPGWTDWMCTQPISGEIARKFNAAVQDDFIQRIRNASELARSRRNPDYPRDQRPAAMIGELRRILARICVDALTPDLIILDEFQRFAELLHQHDAELAPEKAAAAELARALFSYTGPDGSKARLLLLSATPYRMLTLSSDDPEDGDHYSDFLRTLRFLFGEEDGEARVKSLENELGHFRRALQAMPETRSLARVQRDRVQHVLSQVIARTERVDSSDDRNALVREFKPQLTIETEDLMEAKAVAHVAKLVSAPGIVEYWKSSPYLLNFMRDYKLREKLQAVKLRPAKELRKAIRAAAPYLISKEQVEGYEEIPFHNGRMRALAQSAFQHRLDRALWIPPSRPSCGEPVPATKTLVFSDWSMVPDAIAALLSHEASRRMSMTPDLVSRTSRPIGVEEMMPMLCPSPSLAAWLDPMALERRFGRASTYQQLLSQAREVLAERIDPESLSRLAKRSDRLLPLMLEVELGQGINWGKVGAIEHDAHDERGAMARTIEAIRGALEAEDHHSDPDARDIYDQLAEHALGSPATCALRALARLCPELPLDHPALVGAAIAIALGFRSLYNQPETRALLEEASPVNYWRQINAHAARHDLAAVLDEYLYLVLESERAGQLDAAERAHLIATKVVEVVALRPAQITLDRWTAGRSSLQDQTFEVRARFAMRFATKTEEEKGVRRTTLVQAAFKSPFRPFVLASTSIGQEGLDFHPYCARIVHWNLPRNPVDIEQREGRVHRFKNHAVRRNIAVAFTHCAFGGDAGVPPWMGMFEVAQNQEIAQGRAGDLVPFWLYPGDAKIERVVLIPPFSREAERYENLKRSLATYRLAFGQPRQDELVELFSAFRSDVVAELADLQISLRPAKMT; this is translated from the coding sequence TTGACCTATCGCGCCGAAGAGCATTTGGAGTTGCTCAAGCCCTTCCAGCGAGCCACGGTGGATTATGTTTTCCGGCGTCTGTTTACGGACGAATCGGCCACACGCCAGTTTCTCGTCGCTGACGAAGTGGGCCTCGGGAAGACCATGGTTGCGCGAGGCGTCATTGCCAAGACGATCGAAGAGCTGGCGGGCAAGGTCGATCGCATCGACGTGGTCTACCTTTGCTCCAGCCAAGCAATCGCCGAGCAGAACCTCAAGTCTCTCGATGTGATCGGTTCAGCGACCAGGCCGCTGAACACTCGCCTCACGCTGCTGCCGCTCGAGATCGTACAGGAGGGGGGAATCGCTTCCAGGCCTGTCAATCTTATCAGCTTGACGCCGGGAACTGCGCTCGATCTTAAGTCATCGCTGGGTACAGCCAAGGAGCGCGCCCTCATCTATGAGATGCTGAGGAAGAGGCTCGGTATTCGGCATACCGGTGTGCAACGTATTTTCCGCGGCGGTGTCTCTGAACACAACTGGCCCGGCTGGACCGATTGGATGTGCACCCAGCCGATTTCCGGGGAAATCGCACGGAAATTCAATGCCGCTGTCCAGGATGATTTCATACAGCGTATCCGCAACGCCTCGGAGCTAGCGAGAAGTAGGAGAAATCCTGACTATCCCCGTGACCAGCGCCCGGCTGCTATGATCGGGGAACTGCGCCGAATTCTCGCGCGGATCTGCGTCGACGCGCTGACCCCGGATCTGATCATCCTTGATGAGTTTCAGCGGTTTGCCGAACTACTCCACCAGCACGATGCGGAGCTTGCCCCTGAAAAGGCGGCTGCGGCTGAACTCGCGCGTGCGCTCTTTTCATACACAGGACCTGACGGATCAAAAGCCCGGTTGTTGCTGTTGTCGGCAACGCCTTACCGGATGTTGACACTGAGCAGCGACGATCCGGAAGATGGCGACCATTACAGCGATTTCCTGCGAACCTTGCGATTTCTCTTTGGCGAGGAAGATGGCGAGGCGCGCGTCAAATCGCTAGAAAATGAGCTCGGCCATTTCCGCCGTGCATTGCAGGCAATGCCAGAGACCAGATCGCTCGCGCGCGTCCAGCGCGACCGTGTCCAGCACGTCCTGAGCCAGGTCATTGCGCGGACCGAGCGAGTGGATTCGTCCGATGACCGCAACGCGTTGGTCAGAGAGTTCAAGCCCCAGCTTACGATCGAGACGGAAGACCTTATGGAGGCGAAGGCCGTCGCTCATGTAGCTAAGCTCGTCAGTGCTCCAGGCATTGTCGAGTACTGGAAATCATCGCCGTACCTCCTGAATTTCATGCGCGATTACAAGCTGAGGGAAAAGCTGCAGGCAGTGAAGCTGCGGCCGGCGAAGGAACTTCGCAAAGCGATCAGAGCCGCCGCCCCCTACTTGATCAGCAAGGAGCAGGTAGAAGGCTACGAGGAAATTCCCTTTCACAATGGAAGAATGCGCGCGCTCGCTCAATCCGCCTTCCAGCACCGGCTCGACCGCGCGCTGTGGATCCCACCGTCTCGACCATCATGTGGAGAACCCGTCCCGGCAACAAAGACGCTGGTCTTCTCGGATTGGTCGATGGTGCCTGACGCGATCGCGGCACTTCTCTCGCATGAGGCAAGCCGCCGTATGAGCATGACGCCGGACCTCGTGAGTCGGACCAGCCGTCCTATCGGCGTCGAGGAAATGATGCCGATGCTGTGTCCTTCCCCTAGCCTTGCCGCCTGGCTCGATCCCATGGCACTCGAAAGACGGTTTGGACGTGCGTCGACTTACCAGCAGCTGCTTAGTCAGGCTCGTGAAGTACTTGCTGAACGCATCGATCCAGAAAGTCTCTCTCGACTGGCCAAGCGATCGGATCGCCTCCTTCCGCTCATGCTGGAAGTTGAATTAGGTCAAGGCATAAACTGGGGAAAAGTCGGTGCCATCGAGCATGACGCCCATGACGAACGTGGAGCGATGGCGCGAACCATCGAAGCGATCAGGGGCGCGCTCGAAGCTGAAGACCATCATAGCGATCCTGATGCAAGGGACATATACGACCAGCTTGCGGAACATGCACTTGGCTCGCCGGCGACCTGTGCGCTCCGCGCTCTCGCCCGTCTCTGCCCGGAGCTGCCGCTCGACCATCCGGCACTTGTTGGCGCAGCAATCGCCATCGCGCTGGGGTTTCGCAGTCTGTACAACCAGCCTGAGACTCGTGCGCTGCTGGAGGAAGCTTCGCCCGTAAACTATTGGCGCCAGATCAATGCTCATGCAGCTCGGCACGACCTGGCCGCCGTTTTGGACGAATACCTTTATCTCGTACTGGAAAGCGAGCGCGCCGGACAACTCGACGCGGCAGAACGCGCTCATCTCATAGCGACGAAGGTCGTCGAAGTGGTCGCCTTGAGGCCTGCCCAGATAACGCTCGACCGCTGGACCGCCGGACGCTCATCCCTACAGGATCAAACCTTCGAAGTGCGTGCTCGCTTCGCCATGCGATTTGCGACGAAGACAGAGGAGGAGAAAGGCGTTCGTCGAACGACTCTCGTCCAGGCGGCGTTCAAGTCTCCTTTCCGCCCCTTTGTTCTGGCATCAACTTCGATCGGACAGGAGGGCCTCGACTTCCATCCCTATTGCGCTCGGATCGTACATTGGAACCTGCCCCGCAATCCGGTCGACATTGAACAGCGCGAAGGTCGTGTCCACCGCTTCAAGAACCACGCGGTGCGCCGCAATATTGCTGTCGCCTTTACCCATTGCGCGTTCGGAGGCGACGCTGGAGTGCCGCCTTGGATGGGCATGTTCGAGGTTGCCCAGAATCAAGAAATCGCGCAGGGGCGTGCTGGCGATTTGGTGCCCTTCTGGCTCTATCCAGGCGACGCCAAAATCGAGCGCGTGGTCCTGATCCCTCCGTTTAGTCGGGAGGCGGAGCGCTACGAAAATCTGAAGAGATCTCTGGCTACCTATCGATTGGCCTTTGGCCAGCCCCGACAAGATGAGTTGGTTGAACTCTTTTCGGCGTTCAGATCTGACGTGGTGGCGGAGCTGGCTGACCTGCAAATCTCACTCAGGCCAGCGAAGATGACTTGA
- a CDS encoding pYEATS domain-containing protein, with protein MSASEKDQAEVNSGHDWVNLRRKFVNDQLRRFSIASHALWIIATLSLLYLIVVAFKVLDGPKWEFIALLGFVTICTALPLFSKVSLSKDGGGFEVANPIELLDEMETKAQAARSESFEQTRLQISALSVQLAELTETLAKRSVDQASVEETTEPTLRDIRKKLLPQTDHEDPQKGRFGGKDSSGTRELTALVKRSDLGQNWQKLILTLRSTDGQPLSGAYAYFFLHDTFDPDVYRVKVSPGASSVSLETACKGAFTAGVAAERGNTLLELDLTADKVKAPAWWKRS; from the coding sequence ATGTCAGCGTCTGAAAAAGACCAAGCAGAGGTCAATTCGGGGCACGACTGGGTTAATTTGCGTCGAAAATTTGTAAATGACCAGTTGCGTCGGTTTAGCATAGCTTCCCACGCGCTTTGGATTATCGCGACTCTTAGCTTGCTGTATCTGATTGTTGTGGCCTTCAAGGTTCTTGATGGGCCTAAGTGGGAGTTCATTGCACTTTTGGGGTTTGTCACAATTTGTACTGCGCTCCCTCTTTTCAGCAAGGTCAGTCTTTCAAAGGATGGCGGCGGTTTCGAAGTAGCGAATCCGATCGAATTGCTCGACGAGATGGAAACCAAGGCGCAGGCTGCGCGCAGCGAGAGCTTCGAACAAACGCGCCTACAAATCAGTGCATTATCTGTTCAGCTAGCCGAATTGACGGAGACGCTTGCCAAGCGCTCTGTTGACCAAGCAAGCGTCGAGGAGACGACAGAGCCGACACTGCGGGATATCCGCAAAAAGCTACTTCCCCAGACTGACCATGAAGACCCGCAGAAAGGGCGTTTTGGGGGCAAGGACTCCAGCGGGACGAGGGAACTGACAGCCCTGGTCAAACGCTCCGACCTGGGTCAGAATTGGCAGAAGCTCATTCTTACCCTGAGGTCGACTGACGGTCAGCCGCTATCTGGCGCCTATGCGTACTTCTTCTTGCACGATACGTTCGATCCCGACGTATACCGTGTCAAGGTGAGCCCGGGCGCGTCTTCTGTTAGTCTTGAGACTGCATGTAAGGGCGCCTTTACCGCTGGCGTTGCCGCCGAAAGGGGAAACACCCTGCTCGAGTTGGACCTGACCGCTGACAAAGTCAAAGCACCGGCGTGGTGGAAGCGTTCGTGA
- a CDS encoding DNA/RNA non-specific endonuclease, with protein MAKIDDAKKAFRIERDTSLAAKEAIEHQTVADQKKKKSASSDSVPGKVLGTDRPDRIAVRLDLINRNDPSAFERLIGKRDIVSINFFERGVQTAKAVCRIKTLGMAGGPPDYATGFLVTPALLVTNNHVLPDPETASRSLAEFGYELDTNFVERRGRIFPFAPIEAFYTSVDLDFTIVAISPMGHDGTPITDFGVLPLIPMSGKGITGEHVSIIQHPEGGTKQVVVRENRIVALDQTKFPNINPAFIHYTADTERGSSGAPVFNDQWDLVAIHHQAIVDRNQKGDPLNKEGKVWTEADGESAKKWIANEGIRISALWAHLQADAPFSADAAKIMAMLSYEPRAAYRPRPALADTTPKNWQTVPNAPEATAFETTRFTDPAFAESLGYDPKFLGADLVVPLPKTGSSFKGTLAKNNTNDKTVFDYTHFSLAMNVDRRLAIWTAVNIDGNKLKSAKSPSWRRDDRLPANEQTLAEVYGKVPGKGIQIDRGHLVRRLDPVWGPQDVADRAGADTFHYTNAAPQEHIYNSETWGNLEDFVLARADTRAQKATVMTGPILRPDDNFYGEGLKGGAWQIPWSFWKICVFKRPDGTPSVTGFVIEQSSTIAPIFETTRYNPYSVDEARVFQRPIKLIEELTGLDFGGLRKMDRMGSVETTAIESSRPIRDANDIAF; from the coding sequence ATGGCAAAGATTGACGACGCGAAAAAGGCATTCAGGATAGAGCGAGACACGAGTCTGGCGGCCAAGGAGGCGATCGAACATCAAACGGTTGCTGATCAGAAGAAGAAGAAGAGCGCGTCGTCGGACTCCGTTCCCGGGAAGGTGCTTGGCACTGACAGGCCGGATCGTATCGCCGTTAGGCTCGATCTGATCAATCGCAACGATCCGAGCGCGTTCGAACGGCTGATCGGCAAGCGCGATATCGTCAGCATCAACTTCTTTGAGCGCGGCGTTCAAACGGCCAAAGCTGTCTGCCGCATAAAGACCCTCGGAATGGCAGGCGGACCGCCAGATTATGCGACTGGTTTCCTTGTCACACCGGCACTATTGGTGACGAACAATCACGTCCTTCCTGATCCGGAAACGGCAAGCCGTAGCTTGGCGGAATTTGGCTACGAACTCGACACGAATTTTGTCGAGCGACGTGGCCGCATCTTTCCCTTCGCTCCGATCGAAGCCTTTTATACGAGTGTCGATCTTGATTTTACCATCGTCGCCATCTCACCGATGGGCCACGATGGAACGCCGATAACCGACTTCGGTGTGCTGCCGCTGATCCCGATGAGCGGTAAGGGGATCACGGGCGAGCATGTCTCGATCATCCAGCATCCGGAAGGCGGAACCAAGCAAGTGGTGGTGCGTGAAAATCGAATAGTGGCGCTCGACCAAACGAAATTCCCGAACATCAATCCGGCTTTCATACACTATACAGCTGACACGGAGCGAGGCTCGTCCGGGGCGCCGGTCTTCAACGACCAATGGGATCTGGTCGCAATTCACCATCAAGCAATCGTTGATCGGAACCAGAAGGGCGACCCCTTAAACAAGGAGGGAAAGGTCTGGACTGAAGCCGACGGGGAAAGTGCCAAAAAGTGGATCGCCAATGAGGGCATCCGCATTAGCGCCTTATGGGCGCATCTCCAGGCGGACGCTCCGTTCAGCGCGGACGCTGCAAAGATCATGGCGATGCTGTCCTATGAACCTCGTGCTGCCTACCGACCGCGCCCTGCCCTAGCCGACACAACGCCGAAGAACTGGCAAACGGTCCCAAATGCTCCTGAGGCTACGGCCTTTGAAACAACCCGTTTCACCGATCCGGCTTTTGCGGAATCGCTCGGCTACGATCCAAAGTTCCTCGGGGCGGACCTCGTCGTCCCTTTGCCGAAAACAGGTTCTAGTTTTAAGGGAACGCTGGCGAAGAACAACACCAATGACAAGACTGTGTTCGACTACACGCATTTCAGCCTGGCCATGAATGTGGACCGTAGGCTTGCGATCTGGACAGCAGTCAACATCGACGGCAACAAGCTGAAGTCCGCGAAATCGCCAAGCTGGCGCCGGGATGACAGACTTCCAGCCAATGAACAGACATTGGCAGAAGTTTACGGCAAGGTTCCCGGAAAAGGCATCCAGATCGATCGTGGCCATCTTGTGCGTCGCCTCGATCCGGTCTGGGGACCGCAGGACGTTGCGGACCGGGCGGGCGCCGATACGTTCCACTATACGAACGCGGCACCGCAGGAGCACATCTATAACAGCGAAACCTGGGGCAATCTGGAGGATTTCGTGCTCGCCCGCGCGGATACGCGTGCACAAAAAGCGACGGTGATGACTGGACCGATCCTGCGGCCGGACGACAATTTCTACGGCGAAGGTTTGAAAGGGGGGGCGTGGCAAATCCCATGGTCCTTTTGGAAGATCTGCGTCTTCAAGCGCCCAGACGGTACCCCTTCCGTAACTGGATTCGTTATAGAGCAATCGTCGACGATCGCGCCTATCTTCGAGACGACCAGGTACAATCCTTACAGCGTCGACGAGGCGCGTGTGTTTCAGCGCCCGATCAAACTCATCGAGGAATTAACCGGCCTCGATTTTGGCGGGCTTCGCAAGATGGATCGTATGGGCAGTGTCGAGACGACTGCGATCGAATCCTCCCGTCCGATCCGAGATGCGAACGATATTGCGTTTTGA